A region from the Sorex araneus isolate mSorAra2 chromosome 6, mSorAra2.pri, whole genome shotgun sequence genome encodes:
- the LOC101544922 gene encoding olfactory receptor 10AG1-like yields MNYEEMKAEGNTSTVTEFVLQGFSDLPNLQILLFGLFIIIYMIVIFGNGLIIIITKFDPALRKPMYFFLGNFSSLEICYVTVTLPRMLKDLLTKYRGISRVECAIQMYFFASLGSTECLLLAVMSYDRYVAICNPLHYPLVMNHKVCVLLAVGSWTSVIPLQVLQTCEMFSLHFCKWKEIKHYFCDVLPVLKLACGKTLLQEVILYITALVFVVTPFMLILASYSKIIGTILRLPTATGRAKAFSTCSSHLMVVLLFFGSASITYLKPKSMQSPGTDKLLSLFYTTVTPMFNPLIYSLRNKEVIAALRKLFLKK; encoded by the coding sequence ATGAACTATGAAGAGATGAAGGCAGAAGGCAACACTTCCACGGTGACAGAATTTGTCCTACAGGGATTTTCTGATCTTCCAAACCtccaaatattattatttggcCTTTTCATCATCATTTACATGATTGTCATATTTGGAAATGGCCTCATAATAATCATAACCAAGTTTGACCCTGCACTACGGAAACCCATGTATTTTTTCCTGGGCaatttttcttcattagaaaTCTGCTATGTGACAGTCACTCTCCCCAGGATGCTAAAGGACCTGTTGACGAAGTATCGAGGCATTTCGAGAGTGGAGTGTGccattcaaatgtattttttcgCGTCACTGGGATCTACGGAGTGTTTGCTCCTGGctgtgatgtcctatgaccgctacgtggctATTTGTAACCCTTTGCACTACCCTCTTGTCATGAACCACAAAGTATGTGTCCTGTTAGCTGTTGGATCCTGGACCAGTGTAATCCCATTGCAGGTATTGCAAACGTGTGAAATGTTCTCTCTGCACTTCTGCAAGTGGAAGGAAATTAAGCATTACTTCTGTGATGTCCTCCCTGTTCTCAAGCTCGCCTGTGGAAAAACTTTACTCCAGGAGGTGATTCTCTATATAACAGCTCTTGTCTTTGTGGTCACCCCTTTCATGCTGATCCTTGCGTCTTATAGCAAAATCATCGGCACCATTCTGAGGCTGCCAACAGCCACAGGCCGGGCAAAAGCTTTCTCCACATGTTCTTCCCATTTGATGgttgttcttttattctttggatCCGCTAGTATCACCTACTTAAAGCCAAAGTCTATGCAGTCTCCTGGCACTGATAAGTTGCTGTCTCTTTTCTATACCACCGTGACGCCAATGTTTAATCCTCTGATATACAGCCTCCGGAATAAGGAGGTGATTGCAGCgctgagaaaattatttcttaaaaagtaa